In Macadamia integrifolia cultivar HAES 741 chromosome 5, SCU_Mint_v3, whole genome shotgun sequence, a single window of DNA contains:
- the LOC122079301 gene encoding NADH dehydrogenase [ubiquinone] 1 beta subcomplex subunit 7-like, whose translation MEVEGSSKKMIATQEEMVQARVPLAYRDQCANLLVPLNKCRVAEFYLPWKCENERHAYEKCEYELVMERMLKMQKIREEQEKLKQRQKQGIPLIPNTANV comes from the coding sequence atggaggttGAAGGATCATCGAAGAAGATGATAGCGACACAAGAAGAGATGGTTCAGGCTAGGGTTCCTCTTGCTTACAGAGACCAATGTGCCAACCTCCTGGTACCTCTCAACAAATGCAGGGTTGCGGAGTTCTACCTCCCATGGAAGTGCGAGAACGAACGTCATGCCTACGAGAAATGCGAGTACGAGCTTGTTATGGAGAGGATGTTGAAGATGCAGAAAATCAGGGAAGAACAGGAGAAATTGAAGCAGCGGCAGAAGCAAGGAATTCCTCTAATTCCCAACACTGCCAATGTCTGA